The genomic interval ATGGCCGTGGATTCGCTGTGGTTGGCGCACCGAAACGGCACCACTGTTGGTGGCGGACGACCCGTGTACACAGGACCAGCCATTGTGGATGCCACCAACGTTGATGTCATTGCTGAAGCCGTTGGGGAGGGTCTGCGATGACAAAAATCAAGAGTGGGGAGGCGTCGACAAGCATTGTTGAGCGCGCCTTAAAGCGCCCCGAACTGACCAGCCTGCTTGGCGCCGTGCTTGTTTTTACGCTGTTTATGGTGGTCGCGCCGGCATTTAGGTCATGGGATTCGATGGCGACCGTGCTGTATGCGAGTTCCACGATCGGCATCATGGCGGTTGCCGTGGGCCTGCTGATGATCGCTGATGAATTCGACCTGTCCACCGGCGTTGCCGTGACAACTGCAGCGCTGGCGGCCTCGATGTTTAGCTATAACCTGTGGCTGAACACCTGGGTGGGCGCGCTGATTGCATTGGTGATTTCGCTGGCCATCGGCTTTTTCAACGGCTTTTTGGTAGTGAAAACCAAGATTGCATCCTTCCTGATCACCCTTGCCACTTTCCTTATGCTGCAGGGTATTAATCTGGCGGTCACCAAGCTGATTTCCGGCACCGTGGCCACGCCAACCATCGCGGATATGGAAGGTTTTCCTTCAGCGCGTGCGGTGTTTGCCAGCTCGATTCCCATCTTTGGTGTGAATATTCGCATCACTGTTTTTTGGTGGCTGCTGTTTGTTATCGTCGGCACTTTTGTGTTGTTTAAGACGCGCATCGGCAACTGGATTTTTGCGGTCGGTGGCGATGAAGAGGCAGCTCGCGCAGTCGGCGTTCCCGTGCGTGGCGTGAAAATCGGCCTGTTCATGTTCGTTGGTTTTGCCGCCTGGTTTGTGGGCATGCACAACCTGTTCCTCTTTGATTCGATTCAGGCTGGTCAAGGCGTGGGTAATGAGTTCCTCTACATCATCGCTGCGGTGATCGGAGGCATCTCCATGACTGGTGGCCGCGGAACAGTGGTGGGCACAATGATTGGTGCACTCATCTTTGGAATGACCAACCAAGGCATTGTTTATGCAGGTTGGAACCCTGACTGGTTCATGTTCTTCCTCGGCGGCACCCTACTTCTGGCTGTTTTGCTCAATCACCGATTCGAGCGTTTCAACAAGGAGCGATCATGACAGACCTCATTCAACTCCGCGAAGTATCCAAAAAATACGGTGCTTTCCAGGCCCTCAACGACATCAATTTGAACGTCCGCGCAGGCGAAGTCACCTGTGTTCTGGGTGACAACGGCGCCGGAAAATCCACCCTCATCAAGATTCTCTCCGGCCTGCATCCCGCCACCTCCGGCGAAGTAATCGTGGCCGGCGATGTAGTGAATTTTGGATCCCCCCGCGACGCCCTCGACGCCGGAATCGCCACCGTCTACCAAGACCTAGCAGTGGTCGGGCAGATGAGTGTGTGGCGCAACTTCTTCCT from Corynebacterium glutamicum ATCC 13032 carries:
- a CDS encoding ABC transporter permease: MTKIKSGEASTSIVERALKRPELTSLLGAVLVFTLFMVVAPAFRSWDSMATVLYASSTIGIMAVAVGLLMIADEFDLSTGVAVTTAALAASMFSYNLWLNTWVGALIALVISLAIGFFNGFLVVKTKIASFLITLATFLMLQGINLAVTKLISGTVATPTIADMEGFPSARAVFASSIPIFGVNIRITVFWWLLFVIVGTFVLFKTRIGNWIFAVGGDEEAARAVGVPVRGVKIGLFMFVGFAAWFVGMHNLFLFDSIQAGQGVGNEFLYIIAAVIGGISMTGGRGTVVGTMIGALIFGMTNQGIVYAGWNPDWFMFFLGGTLLLAVLLNHRFERFNKERS